The region CGGCTCACGCAGCTGGCCCAAGTCCCCTCTTAGGCGGCGTGTTTGAGGGCGACCATGTCGATGCTGACGGGTCGGTCGGTGTGGTGCACCCATTGTCGGACCGGTGGTCCGGGCAGTGGTGGTGCGGTGGAGTGGTAGACCGCGCCGGTGGGGGTGCGGAATGCGGCGGTGTGGCGGCCGTGGTGTTCGGTGGTGGTGACCGTCCAGCCGGGAGCTTCTTTGGCGTAGTTGCACGCTGCGCAGGCACCGAGCCCGTTGAGCGCGCTGGTCGGCCCGCCGTCGCGGTGGGGCCTGGCGTGGTCGTGGTGGCGGATCGGGGCGTTGCAGTACGGCGTGCGACAGGTCTGGTCGCGCAGCCCGAGGAACGCCGCCAACCCTGTCGGGAAGAGCCGGGCTTTCGACTCCAGCGCCACCAACTGCCCACTCGTGGGGTGCCGGTAGAGCCGGCGCAGGGTGGCTTTGGCGTTCTGGTCGGCGACCGCCTCGGACACCAGATGCCGGGCGACCGCGGCGGGGACGGGACCGTAGCCCGCGGCCCAGCCGGGGCAGTCGTCGCCCCCGAACAGCGTGGTGTCGGCCAGCACCAGATTCAGCGCCACCGGAACCGGCGCCTCCGCGGGGCGCCCGGTCACCCGCTCATAGAGGGTGTCGGCCATGATCTGCCCGCGACCACGCCCATCCCCGGTCAGGTCGGCCTGGCGTTTGAGCGCGGCGTACACCCCGATGCCCTGCGCCAGCGGCATGAGCGCGGTGACATAGACCATGCCCTCCGGGGCGGGACGGGTCCACACACACCGGTCCCCGACCGCCTTGGCGTTGCGTTCCACCACCGCCGCGACGTCCAGGCGGGCGGTGATCTTCTTGGCCTCGGCCTCCACCCGGGCATTGCCCCAGCCCGCCAGCTCGGTGGTGTCGGCACACAACTCGGCGTCGAGCTCGCGGCGATGCCCCACACTCAGACACGCCGACGCCTTGACGATCAAGCTAGCCCGGTACTCCGAGAGCACCCCGGCCTCCAGTGCGGCCAGGGTGTGGGGCATCTCGTGCACCAGCGCCTGCGCGACGCCGAGGTGGGTGTTCCCGCACACCGGGGCATCGCGGCGGGCCAACGCCACCTCCGAGGCCAGCCCGCGCCCGCGCTTGGCCGCCGGTATCCCGGCAGCGGCCTCGGCGGCGCGTCGCTTGGCCGCCCACAACGCCGTCGCCCGCGCCTGGGCGGCGGCCGCAACAGATTTCAGCCGTTCACAACGCTCGACGACATCACGCAACTCAGCCTCCGAGGCACCGTCATCGACGTCGAAATCGAACACCTGTGCGAACACACCAACGACGCTACCCCGACCCGCTGACAAGTCGCCGCTAGGCTGCTGACCTGCGCAGAACGATCAGATTGTCGAGCAACACACCTCGCTGCCCGTCCGGGCCCACCGCGTCGCGTTCGGCCGACCCGACACGCACCCGCTCCCACGGCCCCTCGAGCGGGATGGTTGCGAGCACCTCGTCGACGCTGGGAAACACGTGATCGTGAATGTGCTGGGCCCATGGCGGCGCAGCGCCGTGGTCGACGACCAGCAGCGTCCCGCCGGGTGCGACGGCACGGGCCGCGGCGGCGAATATCCGCTCGCGGTCGAGGTGCACCAGCGACTGCAGGAACTGCGCCGACACCAGATCGAAGGATCCTTCCGGGAACTGCTCGGACAAATTCATCTGCAGGAACTCCACGCGCTCGGACAGACCCCGGCGTGCCGCCTCGGCGGCCGCCCGGGCGAGCGCGGTGTCGGAGATGTCGACGCCGACCACCTGCCAGCCGTGTTCGGCCAGCCACACGGAGTCGCCTCCTTCACCGCAGCCCAGATCGAGCGCCCGTCCGGGGCGCAGCGTCCCGGCGATCTCCGCGAGCCAGTGGTTGACCCGTCCGCTCCAGATCCGGTCCCGCTCGGCGTACCGGTCTTCCCAGTGCTTCTTCACGTCAGATGTCGTCATCGCCTCTCCTCCATCGAACTCGCCACCACCGAGGTTGCCGCCGCAGAGCCCGCGGCGATCGCCGACGCCACCTGGGGCATCTGCGCACAGATGTCGCCGGCGGCGAACACGCCGGGCACCGAGGTACGGTACATCGCATCCACCTCGACTGCCTCCGGCGAAACCGGACCCGCCGCAACGAATTGCACTCCGAGCTGCGCGGCGAGGCCGCTTCGCTGCCGTAGCGTCGCAGCCACGAGCAGTCCGCGCCGTGGACACCGCGACCCGTCGGCGAAGACGACCGCGTCCAACTCCCCGTCGCTCGACTCCAGCGCCGTCACCGCACGCTCGTCCACCGCGATCCCTGCCGCGGTCAGGCGTCCGCGGTCGCCGGCCGCGAACTCCGCGGGTCCGTCGGTGAGCACCACGACATCGTCACTCCATCCGCTGAGCAGCAGCGCCATGTGCACGGCCCGCTCCCCGCGCGCAAGCACCGCAAGCGGCCGGTCGCGAACCTCCCAGCCGTGGCAGAACGGACACGCGAACACCGAGCGTCCCCACAGGGCGTCCAGCCCGGGTACCGCAGGCAAGTCGTAGCGCATGCCGGTCGCCAGCAGGATCCGTCGAGTGACTTCCCTGTCGCCACCGGCGAATCCGAGGGTGAATCCCCCTTCGTGCGGCGTCGCGGAGGTGATCTCGCCCTGTCTTGAGTCGACCGACGGGTAGCGGGTCAGTTCAGCGCGGCCCTGTGCATACAACTGCGCCGGGGCGGCTCCGTCGAATCCGAGCAGTCCGCCGATTCCGTGCGCGGCGAGGTTGCTCTGCTCACCGGCGTCCACGACCAGAGTGCGCCGCCGGGCCCGTCCGAGTACGAGTGCTGCGCTGAGTCCGGCGGCTCCCCCACCCACCACGACGCAGTCCCACTGTGTGTCCATGCTACGACCTTGCCCCGGGACGCAGCAGATGCCAAGCTCTTTTGCCATGCAGGCAAATGACGACGACGGCGTCGACACTCTCGTGCGGCGCCGGCTCCGAGAGCTGAGGCTGCAACGCGGGATGACGCTGGAGGACGTCGCCACACGATCCAACATCGACGTCTCGACGTTGAGTCGGCTGGAGTCCGGCAAACGGCGCTTGGCGCTCGACCATCTCCCCCGCCTCGCCGGCGCCTTGTCGGTCAGCACCGACGAGTTGCTGCGCAGTCCCGACGTCGAGGACCCGCGGGTGCGCGGCGCGTCGCACACCCGCAACCAGATCACGTTCTGGCCGCTGACCGGGCAGGGTCCGGCCGGCGGGCTACACGCCTACAAGGTCCGCATCAGCGCCCGCCGGCGCACACCACCGCCGGAGCTGCCGATCCACGAGGGGCATGACTGGATGTACGTCCTGTCCGGCCACATGCGGCTCCTGCTGGGCGACCGCGATTTCACGATCAAACCCGGTGAGGCCGTGGACTTCTCGACCTGGACCCCGCACTGGTTCGGCGTGGTGGACGGTCCGGTGGAGGCCATCGCGCTGTTCGGCCTACACGGCGAACGGGTGCACCTGCACACCGATCACAAGTAGGAGGTCTGATTGACCAGGCGCACGGACGCGGCTCCGTCGGGATAGAACTCCGCGATCGACAGCGACGCCAGGTCCAGATGCAGGCGGTAGAGAATCGCCGGACCCGCATCGAGTGCCATTCTCAGCAGCGTTTTGATCGGCGTCACGTGCGAGACGACCAGCACGGTCCGGCCTGCGCGCTCGGCGACGATCCGCTGCTGCGCGCGGCGCACCCGTTCTGCGACGGTGTCGAAGCTCTCACCCGCCGGCGGTGGCACGGCCGTGTCACGCAGCCACTTGCGATGCAGTTCGGGATCGCGTTCAGCCGCCTCGGAGAACGTGAGCCCCTCCCAGGCGCCGAAGTCGGTCTCGATCAGGTCCTCGTCGACCTCGACATCGAGATCGAGCGCCTTGGCCGCTGCCGCGGCGGTGTCGTGGGCGCGTTGCAGCGGCGACGCCACGACTGCGTCGATGCCGCCCTTGTCGCCGAGATACCGGGCCGCCGCGCGTGCCTGCTGGACCCCCAGGTCGGTCAGTGCAGGATTTCCCCGACCCGAATACCGGCGCTGGACCGACAACTCCGTCTGCCCGTGCCGCAGGAGCAGCAGCCGGGTCGGCGCTCCCCGGGCTCCGGTCCAACCGGCAGGGTTGGTCACTACTTCCGTTGTCGCAGAGTTCTCCTGCGAGACAACCGGATCCGGTGGGTCGGCGACCTCACCCGCCGCGACGTCCATGGCCTTGTTGGCCAGACCGTCGGCGTGGCTGTTCTTGTCCCGCGGAATCCATGTGTAGCTGATCCGGTCGAAGGTGTTCGCGATGTCGCGAGCCTGCTGGTGCAGCGGCGCGAGGTCGGGGTGCTTGACGCGCCAACGCCCCGCCATCTGCTCGACCACGAGCTTGGAATCCATGTACACGTCGGCTTCGGTGGCGCCGACCTCCGAAGCGGCCTGCAGCCCGGCAATCAGCCCGCGGTATTCCGCGACGTTGTTGGTGGCCCGCCCGATCGCCGAGCTCGTCTCGGCCAGTATCGAACGGTGATCCGCCGACCACACGACCGCGCCGAAGCCCGCCGGGCCCGGGTTACCGCGCGACCCCCCATCCGCCTCGACGATCACCTTCACGCCGAGAGTCCTTGGACGCGCAACAGGATCGCGGAGCACTCGGGACACCGCACGACGTCGTCGTCGGCCGCGGCCGCGATCCGGGCCAGCTCCCCCTTGTCGATCTCGAGCCGGCAGGCACCGCAGCGCCTACCTTCCAGCGCTCCCGCGCCGACACCCGTACGGGCACGCTGCCGCTCGTAGAGAGACAACAGCGCCTCGTCGATACCTGCGACGAGCTCCTCGCGGCGCGTCGATGTCTGCCGGCGCAGGGACGACAACTCCGCACGGGCGTCATCGGCGGCCCGCTGCGCGTCGGCCAGCGCCGTCTCCTTCTCCTCGATGGCAGCCAGCGCCCGGTCCTGGTCGGCGGCGAGCTCCTCGCGCCGCTCCATCACCTCCAGCAGGGAATCCTCGAGACTCGACTGACGTCGCTGCAGCGTGTCGAGTTCGTGTTGCAGATCGGTGAGCGCCTTGGCATCCACGGTCCCGCCCTGCAGCAGAGCCCGGTCACGGTCCTCGCGCTGACGCACGCCGTCGATCTCGGACTCGAACTTGGCCACTTGGGCGTCGATGTCGGCCAGGGCGAGCTGCAGCGCGGCCAGCCGGTCGTTGGCCTCGCGGTGCGCGGCCTGGGCCGCCTCGAGCGACCCCTGCTCGGGGAGGTTCTTCGTCCGGTGCTCGATCCGGCCGATCTCGGCGTCGCACTTCGCGAGCTCGGCCAGCGAATGTTGCTGCCACACGTCAGCTTTCATGTGTTGCTTCCTCGACATTCCAGGGGTCGGTACGCAGATCGGAGACCACGACGGGCAGCGACGCGCCGAAATGCTCGCCCAGCAGCTCGGCGGCTTGGGCGCACCAGGGGAACTCACTGGCCCAGTGGGCCACATCGACGAGCGCGACATCGGACACCCGGCGGTGCTCGTCGGCCGGGTGGTGGCGCAGGTCGGCGGTGACGAACGCCTGGACGCCGGCGCCGGCCACCTCGGCGAGCAGCGAGTCACCCGCGCCGCCGCAGACCGCGACCCGCGACACCGCCAGGGCAGGGTCGCCACCGGCGCGCACCCCCCACGACGTGGGCGGCAGCGCCGAGCGGACTCGGGATACGAACGCGGACAACGGCTCTGAGTTCGGCAGGACGCCGACGCGCCCGAGTCCGACACCACCCGGCGGTGCCTGCAGGGCGATGACGTCGTAGGCGGGCTCCTCGTAGGGATGCGCGGCGCGCAACGCGGCGTACACGGGTGCGCGCCGGGATACCGGAGCCACCATCTCGACGCGGTCCTCGGCGACGTGTTCCACGGTGCCCACGGTGCCGATCGCCGGGTATGCCCCGTCGTGCGGCAGGAACTGTCCGGTGCCGGGCACGCTCCAACTGCACTGCGAGTAGTCCCCGATGTGTCCGGCGCCCGCGGCGAACATCGCCGACCGCACGGCGTCGGTGTTCACCCGCGGCACGAACACCACCCACTTGTCCAGGGCCGGCCCGGAGGGCACCGGCGAGAGGACGCCGGTCACGTCGAGCCCCAGCGCCTCGGCGAGCGCGTCCGACACGCCGGGCGAGGCACTGTCGGCGTTGGTGTGTGCGGTGAACAGGGCCCGGCCGCCGCGGATCAGCGAATGGACCAGCGCACCCTTGGCCGTGTCGGCGGCCACCGAGTCGACGCCACGGAGCAGTAGCGGATGGTGCGCCAGCAACAGTCCCCGCTGGGGCACCTGCGCGACGACTCCGGGAGTGGCGTCCACGGCGACGGTGACCGATTCGACCGGCTCCGACGGGTCCCCGCACACGAGCCCGACGGAATCCCAACTCTGCGCCAGCGACGGCGGATACGCCTCGTCGAGCACGTCGATGACGTCGACGAGCCGGACCGTCATCGCCTCACCCCGTCCGGGTCGTTCACCTGCCGTGCCACAGCACGACACTAGTGCGCGAACGCCGGTTTCCGGCCGGAGGTCCGGATCGGGGACAATGGTGGCGTGACCGACATGCTGGACAGCACCCGCGACATCGTTCCCGTCAGCCGCGGTGATCTGCTGATCTTCGACCTCGACGGCACCCTCACCGATTCGGCCGAGGGCATCGTCGCCAGCTTCCGGCACGCGTTGCACACCGTCGGCGCCGCCGTCCCGGACGGCGACCTGGTCAGCCGCATCGTCGGCCCGCCCATGCACATGACCCTGACGCAGCTGGGTCTCGGCGCGAGCGCCGACGCGGCCATCGCCGCCTACCGGGCCGACTACACCAGTCGCGGCTGGTCGATGAACAAGCCGTTCGACGGGATCCCCGGACTGCTCGGTGACCTGCGCGCCGCTGACGTGCGCCTGGCCGTCGCAACGTCGAAGGCCGAGCCGACCGCCCGCCGCATCCTGGCCCACTTCGAGCTAGACGGCTGCTTCGAGGTGATCGCGGGAGCCAGCGTGGACGGCACCCGCGCCGCCAAATCGGACGTCCTGGCGCATGCGCTGCACCAGCTCGCCCCGCTGCCGGACCGCGTGCTGATGGTCGGCGATCGCTCGCACGACGTCGAGGGTGCCGCCGCGCACGGGATCGACACGATCGTCGTCGACTGGGGTTACGGGCGCCGGGACTTCGACGGGGGTCGCGGCGGCGCCCTGACCCACGTCGCCAGCGTCGACGAGCTTCGCGAGGTGCTGGGTGTCTGAGCGTCTGCACGTCACGTTCATCTGCTCGGGCAACATCTGCCGCAGCCCGATGGCCGAGAAGATGTTCGGTCACCAGATCCGCGAGCGGGGGCTCGCCGACGTCGTGCGCGTGACCAGTGCGGGCACTGGCCATTGGCATGAGGGCGAGCCCGCCGACCGCCGCGCCGGCCACGTGCTGCGCGGGCACGGCTATCCGACCGCGCACCGCGCGACGCAGATCGACGACAACCACCTGGCCGCTGATCTCATCGTCGCGCTGGGCCGCAACCACCTGCGCATGCTGGAGCAGATGGGCGTGCCCGCCGCGCGCCTGCGCATGCTCCGGTCGTTCGACCCGCGGTCGGGCGCCCACGCCCTCGACGTCGAGGACCCCTACTACGGAACCCAGGACGACTTCGAGGACACCTACGCGGTGATCGACGCGGCGCTGCCGGGTCTGCACGACTGGGTGGACGAGCAACTGGCCGCCCGGGAACAGGCCAGCTGACGATGCGCCGGCTCGGGTTCCTGCTGCGGCCGCAGTGGCTGGCGCTGTTCGTGGTGGCCGCGGCGTTCGCCTACCTGTGCTTCACCGTGCTGGCCCCGTGGCAACTGGGCAAGAACACCAGGACCTCGCGCGAGAACGCGCAGATCTCCCGCTCCCTGGACGCCGAGCCCGTGCAGTTGACCAAGGTGCTGCCGCATCAGGACTCGGCTGCACCGACCGAACAGTGGCAGCGGGTGACCGCGACGGGGCGGTACCTGCCGGACCGCCAGGTGCTGGCGCGGCTGCGGGTCGTCGACGGTGATCCCGCCTTCGAGGTGCTGGTTCCGTTCGCCGTCGACGGCGGACCCACCGTGCTCGTCGACCGCGGTTACGTGCGACCGGTGCAGGCGTCGAAGGTCCCGCCCATCGATCCGGCGCCGGCGGGCACCGTGACGATCACGGCGCGGCTGCGCGATCCCGAGCCGGTCGCCGAGGGCAAGGAGCCGTTCCGCGCCGAGGGCGCCCAGCAGGTGTACTCGATCAACCCCGGCCAGATCTCGGCGCTGACGGGGGTACCGCTCGCGGGGTCCTATCTGCAGCTGGTGGACGGTCAGCCGGGAGGGCTGGGCACCATCCCGCTTCCCCACCTCGATGCCGGCCCGTTCCTGTCGTACGGCATCCAGTGGATCGCGTTCGGCATCCTGGCGCCGATCGGCGTCGGCTACTTCGTCTACTCCGAGATCCGCGTGCGGCGTCGCGAGAAGGCGGCCGCCGACGCATCGGCCGCCCGGACGTCCCCCGGTGAGCCCGTCGTGCCCCTCACCGCCGAGGAGAAGCTGGCCGACCGGTACGGCAGGCGGCGCTGACGGCCACGGCGGCGGCGGCCACCTGAACCGCCCGCGACAGCCGCACGGCACGCGCGAGGTCGCCGACCGCGGGTGTCCGCCCGTCGCCGAGCGTCGGCCGGATCTCCAGCTCGTGCGCATACTGCGTGGGCCCACCCAGACGCACGCCCAGAGCGCCGGCGAACGTCGCCTCCGCGACGCCGGCATTGGGGCTCGGATGCTTGCGGGCGTCGCGCCGCCACGCCCGTGCGGCCGCGCCGGGTGACCCGCCGACCGCCGGTGCGCACACGAGCGTCAGCAGCCCCGTCAGCCGTGCCGCGGGCAGATTGACCACGTCGTCGAATCGCGCTGCCGCCCAGCCGAACCGCAGGTAGCGGGGCGAGCGGTTGCCGATCATCGCGTCCAGCGTGTTCGCTGCCCGGTACACCAGTACCGCGGGTACGCCGCCGAGGGCGGCCCACACCAGCGGGCCGACGTGGGCGTCGGAGGTGTTCTCGGCGATCGACTCCAGCGCCGCCCGCGTCAGGCCCGCCTCGTCGAGCACCGACGGATCGCGCCCGCACAGCGAGGGCAGCAGGCGACGAGCGCCCTCGACATCGCCGGCCTCCAGGAGGCCCACCATCTGCCCGCCGGTGCGGCACAGCGACGTGCCGCCGAGGGCGACGAACGTCGCCGTGGCCACGCAGGCCGCCTCGGCCAGCGGTCCGCGCCGCCGGCCCGCCCACTCGGCAACCGCACCCAGGAGGGCGACCGAGGACAGCAGCGCCGCGGTGTGGCGCACACCGGCAGTGCGGTCGTCACGGTACAGGCGATGCTCCAAAGCCGCTGCACCGCTACCGAACAGCGCCACCGGATGACCCCGTCGAGGGTCGCCGAACACGGCGTCGGCCAGCACGCCCGCGGCGATTCCCGCGGCGCGACCTGCTGCAGCGAACACCCCGGCAGCCTCTCACAGGCCGATTTGCCCAACGGGTGCGCCCACGGGTGTCAGACTGTGCCGATGGCGGATTCGATCTTGACCGCAGCAACCATCATCACCATGGACGACGCGGTACCCCGCGCGCAGGCAGTGGCCGTGTCCGGCGACACGATCGTCGCGGTCGGCAGCGTCGAGCACTGCCGCGCTAAGCTGCCGGGCGCCGAGCTCGTCGACACCGGCGTGCCCGTGTTGGCGCCGGGATTCGTTGAGCCGCACGGGCATCCGCTGATCAGCGGGGTCGCGACCCAGGCACCGGCCCGCTCCGTGGCGCCGTGGGACGCGCCCAGCTGGGCGGAGGTGCAGAAGATCTTCGCCGACGCGCTGGCGACCTCCTCGCCGGACACCCCGCTGTGGTTCGCCGGCTACGACGCGCTGCTGCACGGCCACCCCGCGCCCGCCGCGCACGAGCTGGACCAGATCTTCGGCGACCGCATCACCGTGATCACCGACAACTCCGGGCACGGCGTGTACTTCAACTCGGCGCTGATCAGGAAGTACGGCTGGGACGTCGACCCGCCCGCCGACCCGGTCGCCGCCCATTACGGGCGCAACGCCGACGGATCACTCAACGGGCAGGGATTCGAACTGCCCGTGGTCACGGCGGTCACGGGCCCGCTGATGGCACAGATGGGTGATCCGCTGCTGTCGGCGGCCAATTACTTCGCGCTGATGTCCCGGGGCGGCTACACCTCGACTTCGGACATGACCTACGACCCGAAGTTCGCCGCCGGCTACGAAGCGCTGGCCGCGGCGCCGTCATGCCCGCTGCGGGTCAGCATGTGGGAGATGTCGATCACCGAAACCTACACAGAGCCAACAAGTTTTACCGCTGGCGAGTCCTGGCTGAGCAAGGCAGGCGTCAAGCTGTGGACGGACGGTTCACCCTGGGTCGGCAACATCGCGATCTCGTTTCCCTACCTCGACACCGAGGCCACCCGCACGGCGGGCATCGATCCCGCCACCGCCGGCGGCGCCAGGTCGATGAACTACAGCCGCGAGCAACTCGACGCGATCCTCGACCGCGCCGCACCGGCGGGCTGGCAGATGGCCTTCCACGCCAACGGCGATCTGGCGCTCGACCTGGCGCTCGACGCCTACGAGGACGCGCTGACCCGCCACGGCCTGCTCGGAACCGACCACCGCTGGCGGCTCGAACACTGCGGCGCGGGCACGCGCGAGCACTTCGACCGAGCGGCACGCCTCGGAGTGCACGTCTCACTGGCCCCGTTCCAGTACTACTACTGGGGCGAACTGCTGGACGGGCAGATGTTCGCTCCCGAGCACGGGGCGCGGTGGGCGGCCTTCAACGACGCCGTCGCCTCCGGCGCCTGCGTGTCGTTGCACAACGACGGTTCGGTATCGCCGCCGACGCCGGTGGTCAACATCGCCACCGCCGCGACCCGTCGCACCCGCAAGGGCGGCGTGCACCGGGCGGACCAGGCGATCTCGCTGGATCAGGCGTGGCGGGCGCAGACCATCGACGCGGCGCGCACGCTGCGGCGGGACCACCTCGTCGGATCCATCGCCGTGGGCAAGCTCGCCGATTTCGTGGAACTGTCCGCCGACCCGTGGACGGTGGACCCGGCCACGCTCGTCGACACCGTGCGCGTCACCGGGACGTGGCTGGGTGGCCGGCGCATCGACCTCGACGAGTTCGTCGGCGCGATCGGCGGCACCGACAATGCCGAGCATGCGCACCTGGCCGAGCGCAAAGCCAAGGGCTGTTGCTGAACGAGTGGTCTACGGCGTCCAGATCACCCTGGGCTTCGAGCTACGTGCGGGGTAGTTCCCGATCATCTCGATTCTTGATGTGCAGGTCATGGGCAGTCCATCCATCTGTACGAGCAGCTTCTGCACCTGTTCTCGATTCGCCCTGCGACACGACCACCGCGGCTCCGCCGTCGACACGACAACGATGCCGGCTTACCACCTAGGCCCAGATGTCGCTGATTGCAGGAGCATTGGCGGCCAGCCCTGTCAGCGGCAGGCCGTACATCTGTTCTACGGTCGACAAAACGTTGTAATGGCTGACGGGCTCGTTGTAGCTGCCTGGCTTGACGTGGGCACCGTAGATGATCGTTGCGATCTGGTTGTTCGCACTACTGTCGTCCTCATCGAAGGTAACGATGAGCAAGCTGTTGTTGGCGGCCGCCCAATTCGCGTAGCGCGACATGTTCGACGCCAGCCACGCGTCGCCTTGCGCGATGGACCCGTCGTGCATGTCGTTGTCCAGATTCGGGACAACGAACGACACGGTTGGCAGCGTGGCGTAATCGGACCGCGCATTGAAAGCGCTGAACGGCAACGAGTTTGCGGCAGGCACATTTCGAAAGTTCGCCCATGGGACATGCTTGCGGGCATATTTTCCAGCGCCGCAGACAAGTGAGCCGATCGCGGGCAGGTCTTCGGAGAACCCCCCGAACGAATATCCCGCCTCGAGCAATGCCGAGCCGAGATTGGGGGCGGTCCCCTCGTCGAGCGGACACGCGTCCGAGGACACGCCAAACGTGCTTCCGGCAAACAACGCGAGATAGTTCGGCTCACTAGGGTGGGCGACGGCATATGCCTGGGTCATCAGGGCGCCATTTTTGGCCAGCGAATTAATGAACGGAGCTGCGTTGTTGCCCACCACAGCCCCGCTGGGTTTGTTCTCCTCGACGACGATCACTATGTGCGACGCCGTCGGGATGGCGGCGGCGGTGGCGGCGGGTGCGTACACCGCGAGCACGACCACCGTCGCGAGAATTCCGGCAAGAACCTTCATGCCAGGAGTTTAAGCGTGTGATCGTGTTGGCCGACCAGCCGCTGTCCCGCATCCGAACCCCTGACCTTCTTGATGCGAACGAGACGACTTGGGGCGTTTGGTGCCGCTGTAATCGTTGGCTACGCCGCAAATCAGCAGTCACAGCGTTGGCAATGCTTGCTGCTGTGTGAAGCTGCCTTCAAACATCGAGTGCCAGCGATGTCGATATGCGCCGGTGATGGCGGGATCGTCACGGTGAGTGGCTCTATCGCGTGCATGTCCCCCAACGCTGACCCTGTCGGGTGCTTTGACGAGTGGCCCAATGCCCTTCGGCGCGGGGTATATCTTCCCTACCCTGCGTCTGTCTCGCCGGCGTTGAATCGTCACAGTCCGGGATCGTCCGATCCGACAGCGACTTGGGAAGTCATCATGCCAGAAGGCAGCGTCGCTCGCGTCACCGAGATCAGCGCCAGGTCCGACACCAGTTTCGAAGATGCCGTGAAGACTGGCCTTGCCCGAGCCGAGGAGACGCTGCGTGGCGTCAAGTCGGCATGGATCAAGGAACAGTCGGTGGATGTGGATCAGGGCGGGATTGTTGCCTACCGGGTGAACATGCTGGTCACATTCGTACTCGAGTAACCGGGAAATACCGCGACGCTGGTGAAAAGCGGGGTGACGTCCGGCCGGGGATGTCATGGACACCCGCTCACGACCTGCGCCGGCCCGCCGGGGGAACAGGTTTGTCGTTGTGCATGCAAGCGATGGCTGCGGCCAGCGTCGGCGCGATCGAGCACACCTCGATCACGGCGCCCGTCTCCTTGGGCGCCACTGTGTCGGTGACGATGACGCGCCCTAAATCGAGTTCGCGCAAGCGGCTAACGGCGGCGTGGACGAACAACCCGTGCGTGGCGGCAACGACAATGTCGGGCGCAGCGCCCCGCGTGCGCAGTAGCTGCGCCGCAGCCTCGATGGTCGCGCCCGTGGTGATCATGTCGTCGATGATGACGACCGGTCGGCCGCACACGTCGCCAGCGATGTCCAATGCGCTGACCGCCGAGCCGTTTTCGCGTTGCTTGCGCACGATTGCTACCGGGTCATGCAGGATGCCCGCGTACCGTTCAGCGATTTTGACCGCACCAAGATCGGGGGCGACGACGACTGAGTTTTCCGGCAGTTCGGCGGCGAGCTCACCAGCGAGTGTGGGGACGGCGGTGACGATCTCGACCGGGATGCGGCACTGTGCTTCCAGGGCGGCGGTATGCGGATCGACGATGACGAGCCGGTCGGCTCCAGCGCCGGCGATCGCGTCGGCGATC is a window of Mycolicibacterium chubuense NBB4 DNA encoding:
- a CDS encoding DUF222 domain-containing protein, yielding MFAQVFDFDVDDGASEAELRDVVERCERLKSVAAAAQARATALWAAKRRAAEAAAGIPAAKRGRGLASEVALARRDAPVCGNTHLGVAQALVHEMPHTLAALEAGVLSEYRASLIVKASACLSVGHRRELDAELCADTTELAGWGNARVEAEAKKITARLDVAAVVERNAKAVGDRCVWTRPAPEGMVYVTALMPLAQGIGVYAALKRQADLTGDGRGRGQIMADTLYERVTGRPAEAPVPVALNLVLADTTLFGGDDCPGWAAGYGPVPAAVARHLVSEAVADQNAKATLRRLYRHPTSGQLVALESKARLFPTGLAAFLGLRDQTCRTPYCNAPIRHHDHARPHRDGGPTSALNGLGACAACNYAKEAPGWTVTTTEHHGRHTAAFRTPTGAVYHSTAPPLPGPPVRQWVHHTDRPVSIDMVALKHAA
- a CDS encoding class I SAM-dependent methyltransferase — translated: MTTSDVKKHWEDRYAERDRIWSGRVNHWLAEIAGTLRPGRALDLGCGEGGDSVWLAEHGWQVVGVDISDTALARAAAEAARRGLSERVEFLQMNLSEQFPEGSFDLVSAQFLQSLVHLDRERIFAAAARAVAPGGTLLVVDHGAAPPWAQHIHDHVFPSVDEVLATIPLEGPWERVRVGSAERDAVGPDGQRGVLLDNLIVLRRSAA
- a CDS encoding NAD(P)/FAD-dependent oxidoreductase, whose product is MDTQWDCVVVGGGAAGLSAALVLGRARRRTLVVDAGEQSNLAAHGIGGLLGFDGAAPAQLYAQGRAELTRYPSVDSRQGEITSATPHEGGFTLGFAGGDREVTRRILLATGMRYDLPAVPGLDALWGRSVFACPFCHGWEVRDRPLAVLARGERAVHMALLLSGWSDDVVVLTDGPAEFAAGDRGRLTAAGIAVDERAVTALESSDGELDAVVFADGSRCPRRGLLVAATLRQRSGLAAQLGVQFVAAGPVSPEAVEVDAMYRTSVPGVFAAGDICAQMPQVASAIAAGSAAATSVVASSMEERR
- a CDS encoding helix-turn-helix domain-containing protein, with protein sequence MQANDDDGVDTLVRRRLRELRLQRGMTLEDVATRSNIDVSTLSRLESGKRRLALDHLPRLAGALSVSTDELLRSPDVEDPRVRGASHTRNQITFWPLTGQGPAGGLHAYKVRISARRRTPPPELPIHEGHDWMYVLSGHMRLLLGDRDFTIKPGEAVDFSTWTPHWFGVVDGPVEAIALFGLHGERVHLHTDHK
- a CDS encoding bifunctional RNase H/acid phosphatase, which encodes MKVIVEADGGSRGNPGPAGFGAVVWSADHRSILAETSSAIGRATNNVAEYRGLIAGLQAASEVGATEADVYMDSKLVVEQMAGRWRVKHPDLAPLHQQARDIANTFDRISYTWIPRDKNSHADGLANKAMDVAAGEVADPPDPVVSQENSATTEVVTNPAGWTGARGAPTRLLLLRHGQTELSVQRRYSGRGNPALTDLGVQQARAAARYLGDKGGIDAVVASPLQRAHDTAAAAAKALDLDVEVDEDLIETDFGAWEGLTFSEAAERDPELHRKWLRDTAVPPPAGESFDTVAERVRRAQQRIVAERAGRTVLVVSHVTPIKTLLRMALDAGPAILYRLHLDLASLSIAEFYPDGAASVRLVNQTSYL
- a CDS encoding zinc ribbon domain-containing protein, whose translation is MKADVWQQHSLAELAKCDAEIGRIEHRTKNLPEQGSLEAAQAAHREANDRLAALQLALADIDAQVAKFESEIDGVRQREDRDRALLQGGTVDAKALTDLQHELDTLQRRQSSLEDSLLEVMERREELAADQDRALAAIEEKETALADAQRAADDARAELSSLRRQTSTRREELVAGIDEALLSLYERQRARTGVGAGALEGRRCGACRLEIDKGELARIAAAADDDVVRCPECSAILLRVQGLSA